The proteins below are encoded in one region of Gloeocapsa sp. PCC 73106:
- a CDS encoding AbrB/MazE/SpoVT family DNA-binding domain-containing protein has product MTTQKLTKWGNSLGIRLPQEIIKQLGWQEGLKVTLSMKDDCVILSATKPKYHLEDLLKNCQPEHQHEEIDWGEPVGEENW; this is encoded by the coding sequence ATGACAACTCAAAAACTCACCAAATGGGGAAATTCCTTAGGAATTAGGCTACCTCAAGAAATTATCAAACAGTTAGGATGGCAAGAAGGCCTTAAAGTCACTTTATCTATGAAGGATGACTGTGTTATTTTATCCGCAACCAAACCCAAATATCATCTTGAAGACCTTTTAAAAAATTGTCAACCTGAGCACCAACATGAAGAAATTGATTGGGGAGAACCAGTAGGAGAAGAAAATTGGTAA
- a CDS encoding S-layer family protein, translating into MDLSTLNGTNGFTLNGVTAGDNSGRSVSNAGDINGDGIGDLIIGAYNASPNGSASGSSYVVFGAPPPTITLSVAPASVTEDGSDNLLYTFTRKGNTSSALNDVNFNVGGEATLLSDYTQTGASSFNANSGTLNFNPGSATATVIVDPTADTIRESDERVILTLASGGGYTVGTPASATGRILNDDTGGGSTNPTITVTVSPTSVTENGSDNLVYTFRRTGNTNNPLNVNVGVSGTATFNTDYTLTGGNSFNANGGRVNFNAGSATATVTIDPTQDGIIEPNETVQLNVNPGTGYNLGTPVSASGTIVDGGGGSTNPSVIVSVSPTSVNENGPANLVYTFTRTTNTGTALNNVNFDVGGEAIFNDDYTVTGAASFNATTGTVNFRPRATTVRVTVNPRGDATVEPNETVLLTVTSGSGYAVGNPNAASGTIVNDDRRGNQDTLSMSLGRSSNIPVVEELESVAYFNLNPDVIL; encoded by the coding sequence TTGGACCTCTCTACTCTCAATGGTACCAACGGCTTTACCCTCAACGGGGTTACAGCAGGTGACAATTCAGGCAGATCAGTAAGTAATGCGGGGGATATCAATGGCGATGGTATCGGTGACCTTATTATCGGCGCATACAATGCCTCCCCCAATGGAAGTGCTTCAGGGTCGAGTTACGTGGTCTTTGGCGCCCCACCTCCCACTATCACCCTTAGCGTAGCTCCAGCTAGCGTCACCGAAGATGGTAGTGACAACCTCCTCTACACCTTTACCCGCAAAGGAAATACTAGTAGCGCTCTCAATGACGTCAACTTCAATGTTGGGGGTGAAGCAACGTTATTGAGCGATTACACCCAAACGGGAGCGAGTTCATTCAACGCTAATAGCGGGACACTCAACTTTAACCCAGGTTCAGCTACAGCTACAGTAATCGTAGACCCCACAGCAGATACTATCCGAGAATCTGATGAAAGGGTGATTTTGACTCTAGCCAGTGGTGGTGGTTACACAGTAGGGACTCCCGCTTCAGCTACGGGTAGAATTCTCAACGATGATACTGGTGGAGGAAGCACAAACCCGACCATTACTGTGACCGTTTCCCCTACGAGTGTGACAGAAAATGGTAGTGACAACCTCGTTTACACCTTTAGACGCACTGGAAATACTAATAACCCACTTAACGTTAATGTTGGTGTTTCTGGGACAGCAACTTTTAATACTGATTACACATTGACGGGTGGAAACTCATTTAACGCCAATGGAGGAAGAGTTAACTTTAATGCAGGTTCAGCTACAGCTACAGTAACGATAGACCCGACACAAGATGGGATAATAGAACCCAATGAGACAGTGCAGCTCAACGTAAATCCTGGTACAGGGTATAACCTAGGGACTCCTGTTTCAGCTTCGGGTACGATTGTCGATGGTGGTGGTGGAAGCACAAACCCGTCAGTTATCGTTTCGGTTTCCCCTACGAGTGTGAATGAAAATGGGCCTGCTAACCTAGTTTATACTTTTACTCGCACTACAAATACAGGGACGGCACTCAATAATGTTAATTTCGACGTTGGGGGTGAAGCGATTTTTAATGATGATTACACGGTAACGGGAGCAGCTTCATTTAATGCTACTACGGGAACGGTGAATTTCCGACCCAGAGCAACTACGGTCAGAGTGACAGTAAATCCTAGAGGAGATGCTACGGTAGAACCGAATGAAACGGTATTGTTGACGGTTACTAGTGGTAGTGGTTACGCAGTAGGAAACCCTAATGCGGCCTCGGGTACAATTGTTAATGACGATCGCCGTGGGAACCAAGATACTCTCAGTATGTCTCTGGGTAGAAGCAGTAATATTCCAGTTGTAGAGGAGTTAGAAAGTGTGGCGTATTTTAATCTCAACCCTGATGTAATTCTCTAA
- a CDS encoding type II toxin-antitoxin system PemK/MazF family toxin has protein sequence MVTIDGKIPERGDIIRLELNPQTGSEQAGYRPALVISPLAYNRISKLILICPITSRQKSWPFEVNLSSSLQTYGVILVDQVRSIDCQARKAHFVEKVSPDIMDEVLARLETLLT, from the coding sequence TTGGTAACAATTGACGGGAAAATTCCTGAAAGAGGCGATATTATTCGATTAGAACTTAATCCTCAAACGGGTAGTGAACAAGCAGGATATCGTCCCGCTCTGGTAATTTCACCCTTAGCTTATAATCGGATCTCGAAACTGATTTTAATTTGTCCGATTACCAGTCGTCAAAAAAGTTGGCCTTTTGAAGTCAATTTATCTTCTTCCTTACAAACTTATGGGGTAATTTTAGTCGATCAAGTCAGAAGTATTGATTGTCAGGCAAGAAAAGCTCATTTTGTGGAAAAAGTTTCTCCTGATATTATGGATGAGGTTTTAGCACGATTAGAGACGTTATTAACTTAA